AGAATTGTCCACAATTTACTAACTATAGGATATCACATATTGTAGCCTTAAATTAGAACCTCAACTTGTGATGGCTTTAACACTCTACCATcacatccaaaaaaaataaaaatgaggaTAACTAAAAGCTTAATCTTCAAGTTCAATAATCTTAACCACCGATGCATCTCCGACTTTCTGGCAGATGACAACTCGGTCGTGGGACTTCACGACTCCTGAGGACTTCCCATGATCAAGGGCAACTTTCAGCACAGACTCATTTGATGCGTTCGTTGACTCGGCCTATGGAAAGAGAGTAAAGTCAGCTTGAGATTAGGCCCAGGGGAAAAAAGAAGGTATAATCAAGATTCAGGGACGAAGTTATAGTATAAGTACACGTTTGGACGAACCAAGAAGTTTTTGCTTAAACCTTGTATTTGTATCAGgaaaatatttaattgtgaatCCAATAACTAAAATGAGCTATGAGTTCGATGGCAAGTTCAGAACTCATAAACTACTTCAAAAATCCTGGCTCCGCCATTGGTAATAATTGCAttaaaagagtactacctaagTCCAGAGATTCTTTTGTCTAATTTTATAACTGAAAAACACTTCCATACAGCCCAAAGATAACTAAAAGAACAAATATTTCAAGACACCAAAATATGAGCAAATATTATCATTGTGAGGTGAAATAAACCAAATAAATACAAGGTGATGCAAACAGAAAATATGGAACACCGAGACTATGAGACTTACAGGATGTCGAGGATCAGCAAGCATTGGGAAAAGACCCCTCACAATAAGAGACTGCCTTGCCTGAACATGGAGaagttcaaaaaaattaaaacccaTCCACTTCAATGTCAATGAAATAAAAGGAATAAGGAACAACTTCCATACTCCTTTTTTCTACTTCAACTCATCGCCCAAAATCCTACTAAATAGTTCGGAAGCAATGAGAAAAGCAGGCAGAAGTGAAAGGACTAAGAGATCATCCTATTAACAGTGGAAATGGAAATAAATGACAAAGGAAATTATGGAGGGAGGGCCTCCCATAGTAGATATTGCAACTCTAAGATCTTCGTAAGTCTGACTAATAAATCACacgataaataatttttagcaaTATAATTGAGCAAACAAATTCACCAGCGAGAACCGGGATGCATATGAAAGAAAGAGTAACAAGAGTCACTGTGATATTAGcaaaattaagaataattacAATCCAGTTCTCACACACTATCATGGCTTTAGTCGTTACTTGACACCAAAACTGATAGGATTACCTTCTCTATCATTATCTTAAAGGATTTTGTGTTGGGGTCAAGTAGAAATCATTCCATCATAAAATTTGACCGATAATAAGTAATAAGGAAGTGGAGAAGTATTGGATAAACTTTCTGAGAGGAACATATATTGCTCCtcaatcaaattcatttaaaaggTCAGAACATCATGAACTGGATTTGATTCTTGAACAGATGATAATAAGGGAATACCTCAAATGCGCCGGTAAAGCTCCACTTCAATTGATTCGTCTTCAGCCGAGGAATTACAACAGACAATACAGGCATTGTTGGCCTATATTTGGCTATCAATCTGAGCATGTAAAGGTAATCATTTACAGCTCTTAATAATAAAGATATAGTATGAATTCTAAGAAATCTGGTAAGAACAGAGAGATTACCGTGCTGCCCTTCCAGATGAAGTGAAACAAATAATTACTGATGCTTTCACCTTAATTGCTGCCCGCACCTAAACAGCAAGTGGATAAATAGTCATTTTTGTAAAACTTGTACGCGAAtgaagaaataaattaaatttccaGAATTCTCTCTTATCATTTCAAGAAAGGGATTTATGTTCAAAAGAATACCGCAGAGGACGCAATTGATTCCAGGTGTGACATGGGCTCCCCAACAAATTTGACTGTCCTCTTGAAGTATAGATCTTGGTTAAAGACCTTCTCTGCCTGCACGGAAATTAATTGTTAAATAGGGCTACTCTCTATACtctctggaaaaaaaaaaccgGAAGGTGGTAATTGCCACACTACGAGGGGGTGGGGACTTAGAGTATCTGATACACTCCAGGGGGAACAGCACCCCAAAAGCTAGCCATTGAGGTGGGAAAGCCCAAGGCTCTACAAGCCCCACACATCAGCTCCCCATTAAACCGATGTGGGACTCAAGTCCCATACTTTATAAAAGGATGATAACAAACGATCACGCCCCGCATCCGTCATCCTCGACGGCTATGGGCTAGACCATGCTAACACTATAATACCGACGTCACCATCCAAGGCACGACGAGCACGTAGGGCGGTGGGTGGCTCTGataccccaaaagctagctatTGAGGTGGGACAGCCCAAAGCTATATAAGCCCCACATCAGCTCCCCATTAAACCGATGGGGGACTTAGTAAAGTCTCGTACATTGCAATAGGATCATAACGGTATCCCTCATCCCATAATCTGATCCTGAAGTTAACTACTACGCCGCATATCTTGACAAGTGCAGACCTTACTGAGAAAGTGTCCCTTAATATATCATAGAATAAACCAACGACTGATGTCTTGACAGGTAAAAATGTGTTCAAATGGAAAACATTGTAGAGTATACTTAACATGGAAAATATTGCCAAAAGAGTAATCTGTGAGATTGCATGCAGATCTTCTTATTTCACACAAAGgttcatgaaaaaaatgaaaatcaccTCAGCACAAATTCTTCCAACAGTTGAAATAGTCTCAATTGGGTATAATCCACGTAGAGTCTCAGCACCAAGAAGAATTGCATCCGTACCTGCACAAATGTTAAATGTTAAATGTTAAATGTCAAATGCTCCTACCAGAAACAAATTAACAAGACATCATATGAAGTATGACAAAAGGAACTGAAATCTTCAGAGGCAATAAAGAACAGTAGAACCGCTAAGATGGGAAGCAAGATTACCATCCAGGACAGCATTAGCAACATCTGTTGCTTCGGCACGAGTTGGCCTAAGATTGTCCGTCATACTATCAACAACACGTGTTACTACAGCAGGCTTGCCAGCCATGTTACACTTGTAAACAGCTGCCTTCTGGAACAAGAACACCTGTGTACCACTCAAAACTTAGTTGAATGATGATCCTACTAAGAAATGATGATTATAATACCATTCAGAATTTTGCAACGACGATAACTTAACAGGAGAGACTGGAGCGTTTGCCTCCATATAACTCAATTCAATTGCAAAATGAATCCATTGCACCCCAAAAAAGCTGAAACACTGGGGTCGTTTGGTTGGAAGGATAAAGATAATAATCCCGGGAAAAAATGTGGGATTACCAAAAAAACAACATAACCAGTGTAATCAaacaagtggggtttggggaagGTAGAGTGTACGTAGATCTTACCCTACCTGGGAAGGTAGAGAGGTTTTATCCAATAGACCCTcctctcaaaaaataaaaaagaagaaaaaattaacaGAATCAAACTTACCTTCTCAGGTGGGAGATCTATACCAAGGTTTCCACGTGAAATGATGATGCCATCAGCCTCTTGGAGTATCTCATCAAAATGTGTCAAGCCCTATGTAAATCACCACGGAAAGAAGTAAATTGCAAGCCTGACAATTTATGATATTCAACACCAATCTCACAAAAAACtatacaaaagaaaaagatcAGACAGAAAATAACAGTTTACCAACTAACCTCTACGCTTTCAATTTTGGCAAAGATCTGAGTTTGGCTTAGATCACCCAGCTTACATAAGAATTCACGTGCCTGAATTTATGAAAAATCCAATGAGGTCGATTTGGTATTCAAGCTGTTATAgacctaaataaataaataaatattgctGTCCCTTGGTCTAACTTTTAGATGAGGTGCTCACACAAATCACAAATGGTACTACAGAAGACAAAGGTCCAAAAGTCTTAGATTCAAGCCTCACCACTCATAAACCAGAAATATTTCACAAACTTGGCCATTAGAAAACAGAATCAAACATGTGCAGAGGTGTGTAAcagataaaaatataaatgaaaaacATGATCACTCAATACAACACTAACTATTAAAATGTAGCATTATGAAAACCATCAATGTGGCTAATTGAATCATGTAAATagataaacaaaaacaaagacaGTGCAATCATTACCTCACGAACATCCTCAGCGTGCCTGGTAAATGATAAtgaaagaaaatcaattttattttggaCTCCCCATGTGCTAATAACCTGATTCAATTAGCATCAAAAAAGAAccacaaaaaatcaaaaaggaTTGCTGCACAAAGCAAAACCATTAACGAGGCAGACGATGGAGAAATAAGTAGCTCGAGGGAGGTATAATCGCCATAATTCAAAACTAATATGCTTGCATTAACATTGAAGTAGTATAGTCATTAGCCAATACTACAAGTACCAAAGATAATAGAGGAACCCTTGAAACTCTTTCTGAGTGTAAGgcaagttaaaacttcaaatatatcaagagaaaggacataattttggcacaagCAAGATAGTTAATGTGGATATTGAATATCGGATAAGAATAAATATTGTTGATGGTGCTTAAAATAAAAGTCAATTGCCAAGATATTGCTACAGAAAGTGGAAAGATGGGAAGACGAGAATATGAGTAGGTTCCACCAATCCATGCTTACATAACTAAACAAAACCACATCCATCTCAAGATTCATCTGATACATATACCACAAAGCCTAATTACAATTTCTATCAAATAGATAAGTACATTTTAACACTTCTATTTAGCGCCCAAGTCCccaagaagaacaacaacaataacaacataaccAGTGTAATCCCATAAGTGGGGTATGCGGAGGGTAGTGTGTATGCAgacttacccctaccttgtggaggtagagagggCAGAGGCTATTTCCGATAGAGCTTCGGCTCAAGTCCTCAAGAATAAACAACCATATTTACTCAACCACAAAGTTCTCGCAGAAATTTTTCCATAACCATGTGAGCTTGTAACATGAACTTCACTATTTGCACACATAACGAATAGGATGGTTTTTATCAGTTCTATGAAGTTTGAGTAACTTACCTCCTTATCTTTATCTGAGAGAGTAGGTAAATCAATATGAATCTGAGCAGCATGCAGAGTGAACAATGACCCAGTTAACGTGGCAGAGTTCTTTACAATGCAAACTACATCATCCCCTTTCACTTGATCTACCTGTGCAACGACATTTGGAATTCTCAATTAGCGGATTCAAAAAACCTTAAACTACTTTCTTACTGGAGCAGTAGAAATGTATTAATCcctccattttaatttgtttgccttactttcctttttagtctatttaaaaaaagaatgcCTCTTTCCCTTTTTGGCAACTTTTAAATTCCGCATGTTTAAGAGCACAAGattaaagggtatttttgtacaTTCAACATATCATTAGCTTaaaaccacaagattcaaaagtcttctttactCTCTTAAACTCcatgtcaagtcaaaaccaGACAAGCAAATTGAAACAAAGGGAGTAAATTGTCTTCGtcaaaaaatttcataattgTGCAGTTGCAAACACATTGCAAAATCTACTCATGGATCAACTTAAACATAAAACAGCAGTAGCTAAACCCCAAGGATTAAGAAAACACAGGGTGGCTGGGGAAATAAAGGAGGCTTTCTAATGTTATACCTCCAACCACACAGACGTCGTTTCACTTCCTGTGAAAAGGTATTGACCAATAAAAATGGTGTCCCCCTTCTTCACTGCCTGCAAGAAAAAATTAACATCATAATTTAGTATCATGAAGGACATTCACCCCTCCTAATCCAcaatattgatgatattctctcCATCAAATTCAGATTGAATTTGCTCTTTTTCACTTCCTCTGGAAACACTCTTTGGTTACCAGAACACACTGCAGAGGAAAAGGCAAAGCAAAGACAAAGGGAACTAGCTGAACCTTGGATAATCCATCAAAATTGATTGGAAATACTTCAGAAGATGCTTCCTGGCCTTCATCGGGAGTAAGAGTAATAGTTGCATCTGCCTCAAGTGAAATAGGTTTCTCACTTTTGTTAACGACTGTTAGCTCTGGACCGGCAGTATCTAGCATGACCTGACAAGATGAAAACAAAATAGTCTTACTACCCTTACTGGACAATGCACAACAGATACAATGACATAGTCATAACTAAATCCGTAAATAGAGGCTATACAAAATATGGAGGGGGAGTATATGATCTACAAATTTAGCCATTTAATTGATCACATATGCAAGATAATACTCCCTTTGTCTCAAAACTACCAACACTACAACTATTTGATGAGTCACTTTAAGTATCCCAGTTAACagtttttcaatattttttaacaACTAAAACTTGTGATTTATAGAACATCTTATATAGTTTCTACACACAGTTCTTATTTAAAAGGGAAAAGTATTGATTTTAGTCCTTGTGATATCTGACTAAACACATTTGACTTCCAATTAATTGTAGCGAGCACTTTTGATCCCTTTGCTTGTGAATATTCGCAAATTTATCAATGATTCCAAATTGTTCCACCATATGATTACCCATGATAATCTTGTATTACTCCATATTCGGCAACAATATAattctaaaaatattcaaagaaCAATGTATTTCCTACGTAAAGGGACCAAAAGCACATATTTCAACGTATTTCCTACGTAAAAAGTAGATTTGTTCACCTTCTAGTTGACACCCcaacattcttttttaaaaacaaaggGAGTATATTGTCTCCATTGTCAAATCAACACATCTACTCAAACCATGACAAACACCATAATTTACAAAGAATAAATTGCAACAAGAGCATCCTAGCAAGTTATTCAAACcacttgtttggatggttgttacctattgtattgtattgtgtcattagtttaaatacaatttgttttgattgttacttaaattttattatatcatgtAGTTAAATTTGAAAAGTCCCATTTTTTGTAATGACCGATGTGATTGCAT
This DNA window, taken from Solanum dulcamara chromosome 3, daSolDulc1.2, whole genome shotgun sequence, encodes the following:
- the LOC129882081 gene encoding pyruvate kinase 1, cytosolic-like, whose product is MHSNHLLLEEPIRMASILEPSKASFFPAMTKIVGTLGAKSRSVEVLSACLKAGMSVARFDFSLGDPKCHQEILENLKSAIKSTKKLCAVMLDTAGPELTVVNKSEKPISLEADATITLTPDEGQEASSEVFPINFDGLSKAVKKGDTIFIGQYLFTGSETTSVWLEVDQVKGDDVVCIVKNSATLTGSLFTLHAAQIHIDLPTLSDKDKEVISTWGVQNKIDFLSLSFTRHAEDVREAREFLCKLGDLSQTQIFAKIESVEGLTHFDEILQEADGIIISRGNLGIDLPPEKVFLFQKAAVYKCNMAGKPAVVTRVVDSMTDNLRPTRAEATDVANAVLDGTDAILLGAETLRGLYPIETISTVGRICAEAEKVFNQDLYFKRTVKFVGEPMSHLESIASSAVRAAIKVKASVIICFTSSGRAARLIAKYRPTMPVLSVVIPRLKTNQLKWSFTGAFEARQSLIVRGLFPMLADPRHPAESTNASNESVLKVALDHGKSSGVVKSHDRVVICQKVGDASVVKIIELED